Within the Magnetospirillum sp. ME-1 genome, the region GGTCAACGAGATCGCCCAGCAGGTGGGCCAGGCCAGCCATATCGCGCGCCGCGCCGTCGATGACGTCGGTGAAACCACCCGCCAGATGAACGACCTGTCCCAGGCGGTCCAATCCATCGGCGAGATCGTCAAGATGATCAGCGACATCGCCGCCCAGACCAACCTGCTGGCCTTGAACGCCACCATCGAGGCGGCCAGGGCGGGCGAGGCGGGAAAAGGGTTTGCCGTCGTCGCCAATGAAGTGAAGAATCTGGCCAACCAGACGGCCAGGGCCACCGACGACATCACCACCCAGGTGGCGGCCATCCAGGACTCCACCCGCGAGATGACCGGCAGCATCGCCGGCGTGGTGGAAACCATCCGCTCCATCGATCAGGTCTCGTCGGCCATCGCCGGCGCGGTGCAGGAGCAGGAGGCCACCACCCGCGACATTTCCGGCAATATCGGGCAGGTGGCGGTGGAGGCGGCCGCCGTGTCGGGCAGCGTCGCCGAAATGTCCCGCTCCTCGGCCATGGCCTGCGCCGGAACGGTGCGGGTCATCTGGAGCGCCAGGGCGCTTGCCGATGTGGTGTCCAGTCTGGAGGCCGAAGTAGAACAGTTCTTGAGAACGGTTCGGGATTAGCCTTATCCTACCTCACGGGCTTGAGGGGGAGGCAGCGTGGACTTCAGGTCGTTACGGATTCGGATTCTCACCCTTTTTCTCCTGTCGTTTCTTGCGGTTGGCGCCATCGTCGCCGTGGTGCTCGCCGGTTCGCTGCAGCGTGACGTCGAAAGCCTTCTGGCCCGTCAGCAGCTCGCCTTCGTCGGCGGGCTGGCCGAGGAACTGGATCAGAAGATCAAGCTGCAGATCGACGCCATGGAACGGGTGGCGGAGCTGGTTCCGGCCGTCGGCTGGAACAATCCGGCGGCTTTGACCGTGTTTCTCGAAAATCGCATCGGCATCAGGGGATTCTTCGCCGGCGGGCTGATTTTTCTCGACCACCAGGGCGTGGTGCTGGCCGAGTCCCCCGCCCTGGGGCGAGTGGGAAGTAATGTGGCGCGGCTGAAGGGGATCGGTTCGGTCATCGAGACCGGTCGTTCCATGCTGAGCGAGCCCTATTTCGATACCTCCCTCGGTCAGCCTGCCGTCGCCATGGCCGTGGCCATCCGGGATGGCCAGAAGATCGTCGGCGCGCTGGTGGGGACCGCCACCCTGACCCAGAGCAATTTCCTGGGCCGTCTGGTGGAGCAGCAAGTGGGCGCCACCGGCGGACTTTACATGGTGTCGCCGAAGTCGGGGCTCATCGTCGTTTCCACCAACAAGGACCGCATATTCACACCGGTGCCGGCACGGGGCAGCAACCGCATGCTGGATCGCTACGTGGATGGCTACGAGGGAGCCGGCGTGACCGTAAGCTCGGTGGGGAGCGAGGAATTGACCGCCGGTCGCCGTATCGGCTCGACCGGCTGGGTACTGGTGGCGCGGCTGCCCACGGCGGAGGCCTTCGAGCCGGTGGCCGGCATCAAGAGCCGCCTGGTGGCGGCCCTGGCCGGGCTGGGGCTGGTGTCCCTGGGGCTGTTGTGGCTGGTGCTGCGCACCGCCCTGTCTCCGCTGCACCGGGCCACCGGGCGTATCCAGGCCATGGTCAATGGCGATGCCCCGCTTGAAGCGCTCGAGGTGACCCGGGTCGACGAGGTCGGGCGGATGATCGGCGCGTTCAACGATCTGCAGGCCAAGGTGGCCGCCGCGGAATCGGTGCTGCGGGAGCGCGAGGCGCTTTACCACGCGCTGTTCCGCGGCTGCAAGGCGGTGGAGATGCTGATCGATCCCGCCGACGGGCGGATCATCGACGCCAACCGGGCCGCCGAGGCCTATTACGGCTGGTCCCACGAGCAATTGGTCTCCATGCGCATCTCGGAGATCAACACCCTGGACAAGGCGGCCATCGCCGAGGAGATGCGCAAGGCCAAGGCCGAGCTTCGCGATCACTTCGATTTCCAACACCGTCTGGCCTCGGGCGAGATCCGCGACGTGGAAGTGTGGTCGGGGCCGGTGGAGGTGACGGGCCGCCAGTTGCTTTATTCCATCGTCCACGACGTGACCGCCCGAAGGCTGGCCGAGCGCGAGGTCCGCTCGCTGCTGGCCTTCCGCCGCGCGGTGCTGGATGGGGCGGGGTCCTCCATCATCGCCACCGGCATCGACGGCACGATCCTGCTGTTCAATCCCACCGCCGAACGCTGGCTGGGCTATGGTGCCGAGGAGATGATCGGCAAGACATCGCCTTCCATCTTCCACGACGCGGGCGAAGTGCGGCGCCGCGCCGCTCAACTGGGCGAAGAGCTTGGCCGGCCGGTCGAGGCGGGATTCGAATGCTTCGTCGCCAGAATCCTGGCCACCGGCAAGCCCGACAGCGGCGAATGGACCTATATCAGGAAGGATGGCAGCCGGTTCCGCGTCCTGCTGACCATTACGGCGCTCTATGACGATGCCGGCGAACTCAGCGGATTTCTGGGCGTCGCCCAGGACATTTCCGCCCGCTTGTCCATCGAGAAGGAACTGAAGCGCTCCAACGCCGAACTGGAGCATTTCGCCTATGTGGCCTCCCACGATCTGCGCCAGCCGTTGCGCATGATCAGCTCCTACATCACCTTGCTCCAGCGTCGTCTGGGGGACGATCTCGACCACGACAGCCGCGAATTCATCGGATTCGCGGTGGACGGGGCCAAGCGCATGGACCGTCTGATCACCGATCTGCTGGAATATTCGCGCATCGGGCGCAGTGGCCATGATGACGAAACGGTTCCGCTCGACGACGTCATGGAACTGGCGGTCACCAGCCTGGGGGCGCTGATTCAGGAAAGCGGCGCCTCGCTCAGCGTGGCCAAGGGGCTGCCCGCGCTTCACGGCAATGCCGTCGAACTGGAACGCCTGTTCCAGAATCTCATCGCCAATGCCATCAAGTTCAGGGCCGAGGGCCGCCCGCCCCATGTGGATGTCTCGTGCGAGGCGGTGGGCGACGAATGGGTCATCTCGGTCCGCGACAACGGCATCGGCATCGATCCATCGGGGCAGTCGCGCCTGTTCCAGATTTTCCAGCGCCTGGTGGGCCAGGAACAGTATCCCGGAACCGGAATCGGCCTGGCCTCGTGCCGCAAGATCGCCGAGCATCATGGTGGACGGATCTGGGTGGAATCCGTGCTCGGACAAGGCTCGGTCTTCCGGGTGGCCCTGCCGGTCGGAGGGCCGAATGTCGAGGTGGCCTGATAGGGATCGCGAGCTTTATCCGATACAGGGAGGCATGTGTGCTTGCAACAATTCGTCTTCAAGGCATGGTTGCATTCTGGCCATGTCGGGGATAGGCTGCTTCTTGAACGCCGTGTCCCGTTAGGGCGGCGTTTTTTTATGTTGCCACGGATGGTTGTGTAGACGTCGGATTTTGATTAAGGCAGGAATGGGGCCGGCATATGCAGCAGAATCAGGTCGCACCCTTCGAGGTTCTGATCGTCGATGACGAACCCGGCGATGTGGAGTTGATCCGGTCCGCCATCGTCGAGGGCCGCTTCATCTGCCGCACCCATGTGGCCCAGGACGGGGTCGAGGCCATGGCCTTCATGCGCAAGGAAGCGCCGGCGTTCAGCGGGGCGGTGACGCCCGATCTGGTGCTGCTCGATCTCAACATGCCCCGCATGACCGGCCGCGAGGTTCTGGCCGCCATGCAGTCCACCGACCATCTGGCCCGCATTCCCGTGGTGGTTCTGACCACCTCGGACGTGGAGCGTGACGTGCTGCAGGCCTATGACTTGGGGGCGTCCGGGTTCGTCACCAAGCCGGTGGACATCGAGCAATTGTTCACCGCCATCCACGGAATTCAGGATTACTGGTTCGGCGTGGTGCGCAAGCCCAGTCTCAACGGCAACGCCTGACCGCTTCCTTCGGCGATTTCCCCCCGCATAGTCTGCTATAAGACCTGCCGGAACCATTGGCGGCGGACGGTGATGGCCGAGGACGGTAAGGGGAAGGTGTTGCGGTCGGGCTGGACCACCGGGGCTTGCGCCACGGCGGCGGCCAAGGCCGCCTGCTCGGCCTTGCTGGGGGGCGGCTTTCCCGATCCGGTGGAGATCGCGCTGCCCGGCGGCCAGACCCCCGCCTTCGCCCTGGCCCTGGCCGAGACCGGCCCCGGCTGGGCGCGGGCCGCGGTGGTCAAGGATGCCGGCGATGATCCCGACGTCACCCATGGGGCGATGATCATCGCCACTATCCGGCATGGACAGGCCGGAGCGGGATTGCTCTTCCGGGCCGGGCCGGGGGTGGGCACCGTCACTAGGCCGGGCCTGCCCCTGGCGGTGGGCGAGGCGGCCATCAATCCGGTGCCGCGCCGGCTGATGGGCGAGGCGCTGGCCGTCCTGGCCGGCAGCCACGGCGTGGCCTGCGATTTCGAGCTGGAGATCGCGGTTCCCGGCGGCGAGGACCTGGCGCTGCGCACCTGGAATCCCCGTCTGGGCATCCTGGGCGGCATTTCCATCCTGGGCACCACCGGCGTGGTGATTCCCTATTCCTGTTCCGCCTGGATTCACTCCATCCAGCGGGGAATCGACGTGGCGCGGGCCTGCGGCGTGACCCATGTGGCCGGCTGCGTCGGCTCGACCTCGGAAAAAGCGGTGCGCCGGGCGCGCGGCCTGGGCGAGGAGGCGATCGTCGACATGGGCGACTTCGCCGGCGGCATGCTGAAATACCTGCGCCGTCATCCCGTGCCCCGCGTCACCATCGCCGGCGGTTTCGCCAAGATGTGCAAGCTGGCCAAAGGCGAGATGGACCTGCATTCCAGCCGCTCGCAGGTGGACATGGAATGGCTGGCCCGGCAACTGGGCCAATTGGGGGCGGACGAGGCGCTGGTCGCCGCCGCCGCCCGGGCCAATACCGCCTTGCAGGTTCTGGACCTTGCGGGGACTTTGCCGCTCGGCCAGTCCGTCGCGCGGCAGGCGGAGGCGGCGGCGCGGGCGGTGCTTGATAATGGAGATATCGGCCTGGACGTGCTGGTGGTGGACCGTCAGGGCCGGGTGATCGGCGACAGCGCCCGTTCAGGCTGAGAACTGCGCCCTGACCCAGGCGGCGGCCTCTTGGGCCGATTGGACGCTTGGGCCAGCGGGGCGGGGTGGGCGGCGGCGCATGATCACCGGCAGGCCCAGTTCGGCGGCGGCGGCCAGCTTGGCCCGGGCGGCGGCTCCGCCGCTGTTGCGGCAGACGATGGTGTCGATGCCGTGGGCCAGCAGCAAGGCCCGTTCGCCCGCCGGGGTGAAGGGGCCGCGATCGGCCACCAGGGCGAAGCGGGCCGGAGCGGGCCGGGGCGGGGCCTCCTCGGCGAAGCGCAGCAGGAACCACAGGTCGTCCAGTCCGGCGAAGGGCTCCAGTTCCTGACGCCCCAAAGCCAGGAAGGCGCGCCGGGACAGGCGGCGCAGGATGGGAACCGCCTCATTCCAGTCGTCCACCTCGGTCCAGCGGTCCGTCGGTCCGGCCACCCAGGCCGGGCGTTGCAGGCGCAGCCACGGAAGGCCCAGGGCGGCGCAGGCATGGGCGGCGGTCCAGCCCATGCGGCGGGCGAAGGGGTGGGTGGCGTCGACCACCATGGTGACGGCTTCGCGCCGCAGATAATCGGCCAGTCCGCTTTCGCCGCCAAAGCCGCCGATGCGGCATTCTCCCGGGGGGAGGCGGGGCGACGCGGTCCGTCCGGCCAGCGAGGAGACGACCCGCAATCCCTGGATTCCGTCCAGGATGCCGGCCAGATCCGCCGCCTCGGCGGTGCCGCCCAGGATCAGCAGCCCGGCCGTCATCGTCCGTCGGCCAGGGGATCGGGACGCTGGGGACGCGGCGACAGGGCGATTCCGGCGGCAATCAGCTTGGTCGCCAGGATCTCGACGTCGAAGGGCTTCATGATGTATTCGTCCGCCCCCTCCGCCAGGGCCCTGGAGATGTGCTCCAGGTCGCTTTCGATGGTGCACAGCACCACCTTCGGGGCGCTTCCCGCCGGCATGGCCCGCAGGGTCTTGAGGAAGGTGAAGCCGTCCATGACCGGCATGTTCCAGTCCACCAGGATGAGATCGGGCATCCGGCCGGAACAGACGCCCAGGGCGTCCTCGCCGTTCTCGGCTTCGCTCACCGTCAGGCCCAGTTGGGCCAGCATGCGGCAATGGATGGTGCGGATCAGCTTGGAATCGTCAATGACCAGGCAGTGGCTCATGATGGGGGCGGTCTCGACCAATGGGAATTGTCTCTATATGGGGGGCGCGGGCGGTGGATCGTAGACCCGGCTACAGGCCGAATTGCCGGATCAGCTCGGCCTTGGTCTGGTCCCATTCCCGGCGCAGGCGGCCGATCATCCGCGCGACCCCGTCCGCGTCGCCGGCCTGCAGGGACTGGCCGATGGCAATGGCCAGATTTTCCAGCCAGGGGGTGCCCGAATAGGCCGCCAGCCCTTTCAACTCGTGGACGGCCGCGCCGACAAGCCGGGTATCGCC harbors:
- a CDS encoding cobalt-precorrin-6A reductase; this translates as MTAGLLILGGTAEAADLAGILDGIQGLRVVSSLAGRTASPRLPPGECRIGGFGGESGLADYLRREAVTMVVDATHPFARRMGWTAAHACAALGLPWLRLQRPAWVAGPTDRWTEVDDWNEAVPILRRLSRRAFLALGRQELEPFAGLDDLWFLLRFAEEAPPRPAPARFALVADRGPFTPAGERALLLAHGIDTIVCRNSGGAAARAKLAAAAELGLPVIMRRRPPRPAGPSVQSAQEAAAWVRAQFSA
- a CDS encoding cobalt-precorrin-5B (C(1))-methyltransferase, whose amino-acid sequence is MAEDGKGKVLRSGWTTGACATAAAKAACSALLGGGFPDPVEIALPGGQTPAFALALAETGPGWARAAVVKDAGDDPDVTHGAMIIATIRHGQAGAGLLFRAGPGVGTVTRPGLPLAVGEAAINPVPRRLMGEALAVLAGSHGVACDFELEIAVPGGEDLALRTWNPRLGILGGISILGTTGVVIPYSCSAWIHSIQRGIDVARACGVTHVAGCVGSTSEKAVRRARGLGEEAIVDMGDFAGGMLKYLRRHPVPRVTIAGGFAKMCKLAKGEMDLHSSRSQVDMEWLARQLGQLGADEALVAAAARANTALQVLDLAGTLPLGQSVARQAEAAARAVLDNGDIGLDVLVVDRQGRVIGDSARSG
- a CDS encoding response regulator, translated to MSHCLVIDDSKLIRTIHCRMLAQLGLTVSEAENGEDALGVCSGRMPDLILVDWNMPVMDGFTFLKTLRAMPAGSAPKVVLCTIESDLEHISRALAEGADEYIMKPFDVEILATKLIAAGIALSPRPQRPDPLADGR
- a CDS encoding PAS domain S-box protein; the protein is MDFRSLRIRILTLFLLSFLAVGAIVAVVLAGSLQRDVESLLARQQLAFVGGLAEELDQKIKLQIDAMERVAELVPAVGWNNPAALTVFLENRIGIRGFFAGGLIFLDHQGVVLAESPALGRVGSNVARLKGIGSVIETGRSMLSEPYFDTSLGQPAVAMAVAIRDGQKIVGALVGTATLTQSNFLGRLVEQQVGATGGLYMVSPKSGLIVVSTNKDRIFTPVPARGSNRMLDRYVDGYEGAGVTVSSVGSEELTAGRRIGSTGWVLVARLPTAEAFEPVAGIKSRLVAALAGLGLVSLGLLWLVLRTALSPLHRATGRIQAMVNGDAPLEALEVTRVDEVGRMIGAFNDLQAKVAAAESVLREREALYHALFRGCKAVEMLIDPADGRIIDANRAAEAYYGWSHEQLVSMRISEINTLDKAAIAEEMRKAKAELRDHFDFQHRLASGEIRDVEVWSGPVEVTGRQLLYSIVHDVTARRLAEREVRSLLAFRRAVLDGAGSSIIATGIDGTILLFNPTAERWLGYGAEEMIGKTSPSIFHDAGEVRRRAAQLGEELGRPVEAGFECFVARILATGKPDSGEWTYIRKDGSRFRVLLTITALYDDAGELSGFLGVAQDISARLSIEKELKRSNAELEHFAYVASHDLRQPLRMISSYITLLQRRLGDDLDHDSREFIGFAVDGAKRMDRLITDLLEYSRIGRSGHDDETVPLDDVMELAVTSLGALIQESGASLSVAKGLPALHGNAVELERLFQNLIANAIKFRAEGRPPHVDVSCEAVGDEWVISVRDNGIGIDPSGQSRLFQIFQRLVGQEQYPGTGIGLASCRKIAEHHGGRIWVESVLGQGSVFRVALPVGGPNVEVA
- a CDS encoding response regulator, whose amino-acid sequence is MQQNQVAPFEVLIVDDEPGDVELIRSAIVEGRFICRTHVAQDGVEAMAFMRKEAPAFSGAVTPDLVLLDLNMPRMTGREVLAAMQSTDHLARIPVVVLTTSDVERDVLQAYDLGASGFVTKPVDIEQLFTAIHGIQDYWFGVVRKPSLNGNA